A stretch of Candidatus Vicinibacter affinis DNA encodes these proteins:
- a CDS encoding exo-alpha-sialidase yields the protein MFNIRIIACLFFLVDFVNAQEIIWAPEIKINPARTGSNIRPRTVFLDRDHAVVLWGQLVTKRIQYALWENGKVSNIFTPNLNGLQPFINDWASTEVAGRDNFVYIVFKTDPAESGKIYLMRSEDYGQNFTKPIPIVNPDTFYCRFPGVAVDNNHQPIVSYMRFNKDWSEPHYVSIRSENFGNDFDSFRELVEPQFGEACDCCPVAMESDGDRLAVFYRNNRGNVRNMAVAISNDRGKNFNLHTELDNKDWVIFSCPSTGGDGFFNDDLLHTCWMSGRVNPPKIFYSSYNLSTGKLEQVLSMDHQKGRGQSQNYPRMAGRKDTVAMVWQETDISNDIFFTYSIGLPTGFIKNTIKMNSEQNGNQTHPDVAFHSNKLLVSWSDNADGTVRLMEGAFKVSSQTNHPNKNLSLFTVEQIGKKLSITTNEPVEFIQVLATDGRRLYYGKETDIDLNIDFSEILILELKLKNLPLQHKTISWRG from the coding sequence ATGTTCAATATTAGGATTATAGCATGTTTGTTTTTTTTGGTTGACTTTGTCAATGCCCAAGAAATTATCTGGGCTCCTGAAATTAAAATTAATCCTGCCAGAACCGGATCCAACATTCGTCCCAGAACTGTATTTTTGGATAGGGATCATGCGGTGGTTTTATGGGGTCAGTTGGTGACAAAAAGAATTCAATATGCACTTTGGGAAAATGGAAAAGTATCAAATATTTTCACGCCAAATCTAAATGGTCTACAACCTTTTATAAATGATTGGGCCAGCACAGAAGTGGCAGGCAGGGATAACTTTGTTTACATCGTTTTTAAAACCGATCCTGCAGAGTCCGGTAAAATCTACCTCATGCGTTCAGAAGATTATGGACAAAATTTCACCAAACCAATACCCATAGTCAATCCTGATACTTTTTATTGCCGATTTCCAGGTGTAGCGGTAGATAATAATCACCAACCCATTGTCAGTTATATGAGATTTAATAAAGATTGGTCTGAGCCGCATTATGTAAGTATACGTTCTGAAAATTTTGGAAATGATTTTGACAGCTTTAGAGAATTGGTGGAGCCTCAATTTGGAGAAGCTTGTGATTGTTGTCCTGTAGCCATGGAATCTGATGGAGATCGGTTGGCTGTTTTTTATAGAAACAACCGTGGCAATGTGCGCAATATGGCGGTAGCTATTTCTAATGACCGGGGTAAAAATTTTAACCTGCATACCGAGTTGGATAACAAGGACTGGGTTATTTTTTCATGCCCATCTACGGGTGGTGACGGATTTTTTAATGATGATCTGTTGCATACTTGCTGGATGAGTGGAAGGGTAAATCCACCAAAGATTTTTTATTCAAGCTATAATTTATCGACCGGTAAATTAGAACAAGTCTTGAGCATGGATCATCAAAAAGGGCGGGGACAAAGTCAAAATTACCCAAGAATGGCAGGTAGAAAAGATACTGTTGCAATGGTTTGGCAAGAAACTGATATTAGCAATGACATCTTTTTTACTTATTCTATTGGTTTGCCTACTGGGTTCATAAAAAATACCATCAAAATGAATTCAGAACAGAATGGAAATCAAACTCATCCGGACGTAGCTTTTCATTCAAATAAATTGTTGGTTTCATGGTCTGACAATGCTGATGGGACTGTTCGGTTGATGGAAGGTGCATTTAAAGTAAGTTCACAAACCAACCATCCAAACAAGAATTTATCCTTGTTCACAGTTGAACAAATAGGTAAAAAACTAAGTATAACAACAAATGAACCGGTAGAATTTATACAGGTGTTGGCAACTGATGGAAGGAGATTGTACTATGGTAAGGAAACTGATATAGATTTGAATATAGACTTCTCAGAAATTTTAATACTTGAACTCAAACTTAAAAACCTACCACTTCAACACAAGACCATCTCATGGAGAGGTTAA
- a CDS encoding TIGR00730 family Rossman fold protein yields the protein MKANKKQIEYLEGPLSRWKEFKYLIDVCWDLFRGIRHLHFVGPCITVFGSARFKSDHIYYKITEELAGKIAQLGFTIMTGGGPGIMEAANKGAKMVGGHSVGCNIVLPFEQKQNPYLDHFVNMDYFFTRKTMLIKYSYGFIVMPGGFGTMDEFFEAITLIQTGKISGFPIVLFGTEFHKDLLEFIDHLAAAGTIGPKDKELIFVTDDVDAAIEFIKDHTLVRSTLIPHNQYKPIPWLFE from the coding sequence ATGAAAGCCAATAAAAAACAAATAGAATACCTTGAAGGGCCACTCAGCCGTTGGAAGGAATTCAAATATTTGATTGATGTATGTTGGGATTTGTTTAGAGGGATTCGCCATTTACATTTTGTGGGTCCTTGTATTACAGTTTTCGGTTCTGCCAGATTTAAATCAGATCACATATATTATAAAATTACAGAAGAGCTGGCCGGTAAGATCGCTCAACTTGGTTTTACCATTATGACAGGTGGCGGTCCAGGAATTATGGAAGCTGCCAATAAAGGGGCCAAAATGGTAGGAGGGCATTCTGTGGGATGTAACATCGTGCTTCCTTTTGAGCAGAAGCAGAATCCTTACCTGGATCATTTTGTAAATATGGATTACTTCTTTACCCGTAAGACGATGCTGATAAAATATTCATATGGATTTATTGTGATGCCGGGTGGTTTTGGAACGATGGATGAATTCTTTGAGGCAATTACTTTAATTCAAACAGGAAAGATCTCCGGATTTCCGATTGTGCTTTTCGGTACCGAGTTTCACAAAGACCTATTGGAGTTTATCGATCATCTTGCGGCTGCAGGTACCATCGGACCCAAGGATAAGGAATTGATTTTTGTAACAGATGATGTCGATGCAGCCATCGAATTTATAAAAGATCACACCTTAGTGAGATCCACCTTAATTCCACACAATCAATACAAACCAATACCTTGGTTGTTTGAATAA
- a CDS encoding aminotransferase class I/II-fold pyridoxal phosphate-dependent enzyme yields the protein MINPPKSVPVEVSSMAANLIPSEIIKLGNEINNLIKSGVSVFNLTIGDFDPSIFPIPKELTAFIIEAYQKGYTNYPAANGVPELRNALSEFIQEKLNLSYSPEEILISGGSRPLIYATYRTIVDEGDTVVYAVPSWNNNHYCHLSGAKKIELEVGKDQNFMPHAKDLEPFLSEAVLLALCSPQNPTGTVFDRNTLKEICLLVLEENKRRKGNRKPLYILYDQIYWQLCFGELEHVDPVSLVPELRDYVIYIDGLSKVYAATGIRVGWSFGPIEIMNKMRAILSHVGAWAPKAEQMATAWFLKADGASQHYLNWFKPEVEFRLKSLYEGLSALNKEGYPIEVIEPQGAIYLTVRIPWKDKMIKTGEILHHQKDVTRYLLDTCKVALVPFKAFGSSDESEWYRLSVGTLRKEDIPTILEQLRAGMDQFVEISN from the coding sequence ATGATAAATCCACCAAAATCAGTGCCTGTAGAGGTTTCCTCCATGGCAGCCAATCTGATTCCTTCTGAAATCATCAAACTGGGAAATGAAATCAACAACCTTATTAAATCCGGGGTTTCGGTATTTAATCTTACGATTGGAGATTTTGACCCAAGCATATTCCCGATTCCTAAAGAACTGACCGCATTCATTATTGAAGCTTACCAAAAAGGATACACTAATTATCCTGCAGCAAATGGCGTTCCTGAACTAAGGAATGCCCTTTCTGAGTTTATTCAGGAAAAATTGAACCTGAGTTATTCTCCAGAGGAAATATTAATCTCCGGTGGTTCAAGACCTTTGATTTACGCCACTTATCGAACCATTGTAGATGAAGGGGACACCGTGGTGTATGCGGTACCCTCTTGGAATAATAATCATTATTGCCATTTGAGCGGAGCCAAGAAAATTGAGTTAGAAGTTGGAAAGGATCAAAATTTTATGCCACATGCAAAAGATCTTGAACCCTTTTTATCTGAAGCGGTATTGCTGGCACTTTGTTCTCCTCAAAATCCAACAGGTACTGTATTTGACAGAAATACGCTCAAAGAAATTTGTCTTTTGGTACTCGAAGAAAATAAACGTCGTAAAGGAAATCGCAAACCATTGTACATCCTGTACGATCAAATCTATTGGCAATTGTGTTTTGGCGAACTTGAACATGTTGACCCGGTAAGTTTGGTTCCGGAACTGAGAGATTATGTAATTTACATAGACGGTCTATCAAAAGTTTATGCAGCAACTGGAATCAGGGTAGGTTGGAGTTTTGGGCCCATAGAAATCATGAATAAAATGAGGGCGATTTTGTCTCACGTGGGTGCCTGGGCACCAAAAGCAGAACAAATGGCCACCGCCTGGTTTTTAAAAGCAGACGGCGCGTCACAGCATTATCTGAATTGGTTCAAACCTGAGGTTGAGTTTAGGCTTAAGTCCCTGTATGAAGGCCTGTCTGCCTTAAACAAGGAGGGTTATCCCATAGAGGTAATAGAACCTCAAGGTGCAATCTATCTCACTGTCAGAATACCATGGAAAGATAAGATGATTAAAACCGGAGAGATTTTACATCATCAGAAAGATGTTACCCGTTATTTATTGGATACTTGTAAAGTAGCCTTGGTTCCTTTCAAAGCCTTTGGATCTTCTGATGAATCAGAATGGTACCGTTTATCTGTTGGGACTCTTCGCAAGGAGGATATTCCTACCATCCTGGAACAGCTTAGAGCCGGAATGGACCAATTCGTAGAAATCAGTAATTAA
- a CDS encoding FKBP-type peptidyl-prolyl cis-trans isomerase encodes MKSNLLLLCLAVLLGSVSCKKGGSVKSTINGHKYTIVQDENGPNAKEGDYVYFTYMVRAKDSVVFNSAMQAPVIKFKLPKIEKTDDLTKSQPILELLINMSKGDSATVSHVIDENVKKQIGIPDISQLEYDVKLVDIKTEAEYTADMEVEAKERNEKIAVSQALVPEIEKSIKMTIEDFKSGKNKDQLISTESGLKYIVHTTGSGAKPEIGKLVSVNYYGSLMDGTRFDDSWSRGQEFSFPLGQGQVIKGWDEGVALLPIGSKATFFIPYALAYGEAGSPPTIPAKSDLVFYVEVNGSK; translated from the coding sequence ATGAAATCAAATTTGCTGTTATTATGTCTTGCCGTTTTGCTGGGTAGTGTGTCTTGCAAAAAAGGCGGATCCGTAAAATCGACCATCAATGGCCATAAATATACCATCGTCCAGGATGAAAATGGTCCCAATGCCAAAGAAGGAGATTATGTTTACTTCACCTATATGGTAAGGGCTAAAGACTCAGTAGTTTTTAATTCCGCAATGCAAGCGCCGGTAATTAAATTCAAATTGCCTAAAATTGAAAAAACGGACGACTTAACTAAAAGTCAACCGATCCTTGAATTATTAATTAACATGTCCAAAGGTGATAGCGCTACTGTTTCACATGTTATTGATGAAAATGTAAAAAAACAAATTGGAATTCCGGATATCTCCCAATTGGAGTATGATGTTAAATTAGTTGACATCAAAACTGAAGCAGAATATACAGCCGATATGGAAGTAGAAGCTAAAGAACGAAATGAAAAAATTGCTGTATCGCAGGCACTCGTTCCGGAAATTGAAAAGAGCATTAAAATGACGATTGAAGATTTTAAAAGCGGTAAAAATAAAGATCAATTGATCTCAACCGAGTCGGGTTTAAAATACATCGTTCACACTACTGGTTCAGGAGCAAAACCGGAAATTGGTAAGTTGGTCTCAGTAAATTATTATGGATCTTTAATGGACGGTACAAGATTTGATGATTCTTGGTCACGAGGACAGGAATTTAGTTTTCCTTTAGGTCAGGGTCAGGTTATCAAAGGTTGGGACGAAGGGGTAGCTTTGCTTCCAATCGGTTCTAAAGCAACTTTTTTTATTCCTTATGCATTGGCTTATGGAGAGGCTGGATCTCCTCCAACGATCCCGGCAAAATCAGACCTCGTTTTTTATGTGGAGGTCAACGGTTCTAAATAA
- the prfB gene encoding peptide chain release factor 2 (programmed frameshift) has protein sequence MTLDQLKELKARLGELRGFFDVDKKLLELEDKEQQTLDPDFWSNGHKAEMIMKEIKSHKKWISSYMNAKSHLDDLEVLLEFFDAGEATEEELDAKYNECIKLTEDIEFFSTLNKPEDELSCLVEINSGAGGTEACDWSAMLFRMYQMWGEKSGFKVTVVNKQDGDVAGIKTAELEIQGDYAYGMLKGENGVHRLVRVSPFNAQGKRMTSFSSVFVHPLVDDRIEVEINVADLDWDTFRSSGAGGQHVNKTESAVRVRHLPSGIVVECQQERSQHQNREKALQMLKSRLYERELQRQFEEKEKLESTKMKNEWGSQIRSYVLDDRRVKDHRTGYQTGNTDAVLNGGLDDFLKAFMMHKTVGEGDVDLS, from the exons ATGACCTTGGATCAATTAAAAGAGCTTAAAGCAAGGCTCGGTGAGTTGAGG GGTTTCTTTGACGTCGATAAGAAACTCCTTGAACTAGAAGATAAAGAACAACAAACACTTGACCCTGATTTTTGGTCAAACGGCCACAAGGCTGAAATGATCATGAAAGAAATTAAATCCCATAAAAAGTGGATTTCATCCTATATGAATGCAAAGTCTCATTTGGATGACCTTGAGGTTTTATTGGAATTTTTTGATGCCGGCGAGGCAACCGAAGAAGAACTTGATGCCAAATACAATGAGTGCATCAAACTGACTGAAGACATTGAGTTTTTCTCAACCCTGAATAAACCCGAAGATGAACTAAGCTGTCTGGTAGAAATAAATTCCGGAGCCGGAGGCACAGAGGCTTGCGACTGGTCTGCAATGCTGTTCAGAATGTATCAGATGTGGGGAGAGAAAAGTGGCTTTAAAGTCACGGTTGTAAATAAGCAAGATGGAGACGTTGCAGGAATTAAAACGGCAGAACTGGAAATTCAGGGGGACTATGCCTATGGAATGTTGAAAGGAGAAAACGGCGTTCATCGCTTGGTTCGTGTGAGTCCTTTTAACGCGCAAGGTAAGAGGATGACCTCTTTTTCTTCCGTCTTTGTGCATCCACTTGTCGATGATCGCATTGAAGTGGAAATTAATGTGGCAGATTTGGATTGGGATACTTTTAGGTCGAGTGGAGCAGGAGGTCAGCACGTGAATAAAACTGAATCCGCTGTGCGGGTAAGACACTTACCCAGTGGAATAGTGGTGGAGTGCCAGCAGGAAAGGTCCCAGCATCAAAATCGTGAAAAAGCCCTTCAAATGCTCAAATCCAGATTGTACGAAAGAGAATTACAACGCCAATTTGAGGAAAAAGAAAAATTGGAATCAACCAAAATGAAAAATGAGTGGGGGTCACAGATTCGCTCCTACGTATTGGATGATCGAAGGGTAAAAGATCATCGCACAGGATATCAGACCGGAAATACCGATGCCGTATTAAATGGAGGTTTGGACGATTTCCTAAAAGCCTTTATGATGCACAAAACTGTGGGGGAGGGAGACGTCGATTTAAGTTAA
- a CDS encoding GIY-YIG nuclease family protein: MTKFAIIDIETTGGQYRSGKITEIAIIIFENGQIVDQFESLINPECSIPYEITRITGIDSEMVKDAPKFYEVAKKIIEITHDCIFVAHNVEFDYSFIKEEFRTLGYTYSRKKLCTVQLSRKYFPGLRSYALGNLIKHFNIEVKSRHRAYEDAAATLKIFQLMLEANYNDFSFTKYIKGALRDTKLPSQLTKELIDALPEDCGVYYMCDESGKYVYIGKSINIRERILQHFNEDGFKTIKMRRMVHHIDHIHTGSELMAYLLESAEIKKHMPEINRAQKNKSESYALIKESDPGGRFRYEIKHKDWLTGNEEAIQLFSNAKNAHNYLDYLIYQYQLCDSVQQTKIKDLKPCNKFQLGICHGICAGKESVSDYNERFDAMHHKVNRFFTQNFIFFDRGRNAREQSAFVIENGFCTRTGYLNMEENYFDIEDIKNNLDFYKGNIESNGIILNYLKNNPGLLKKYF, translated from the coding sequence ATGACAAAATTTGCGATTATTGATATTGAAACAACCGGAGGTCAATATAGATCCGGTAAAATTACAGAAATCGCCATAATCATATTCGAAAATGGACAAATAGTTGATCAATTTGAATCCTTAATAAATCCTGAATGTTCGATCCCTTATGAAATTACCAGAATCACCGGTATAGATTCAGAAATGGTAAAAGATGCGCCAAAGTTTTATGAAGTTGCCAAGAAAATTATTGAGATTACGCATGATTGTATTTTTGTAGCCCACAATGTTGAATTTGATTATTCATTTATCAAAGAGGAATTTAGAACTCTAGGCTACACCTACAGCAGGAAAAAATTATGCACCGTCCAATTATCCCGCAAATATTTTCCCGGCCTCCGCTCCTATGCCCTTGGAAATTTAATTAAACATTTTAACATTGAAGTAAAAAGCAGACATCGGGCTTATGAAGATGCTGCTGCCACTTTAAAAATATTTCAATTGATGCTGGAGGCAAACTATAATGATTTTAGTTTTACTAAATACATAAAGGGCGCACTCCGGGACACTAAACTCCCTTCCCAATTAACCAAAGAATTAATAGATGCCTTGCCGGAAGATTGCGGTGTATATTACATGTGTGATGAATCCGGCAAATATGTTTATATCGGTAAGAGCATTAATATTCGGGAACGAATTCTTCAGCACTTTAACGAAGATGGGTTTAAGACCATCAAGATGCGGCGAATGGTTCACCACATTGATCATATACATACCGGAAGTGAGCTCATGGCTTATTTGTTGGAATCCGCAGAAATTAAAAAACACATGCCTGAAATTAACAGGGCACAGAAAAATAAGTCAGAATCGTATGCGCTCATCAAAGAGTCCGATCCGGGAGGACGCTTTAGATATGAAATTAAACACAAAGATTGGCTGACAGGAAATGAAGAAGCCATCCAATTATTCAGCAATGCAAAAAATGCGCACAACTACCTTGACTATTTGATCTACCAATACCAGCTATGTGACAGTGTACAACAGACTAAAATAAAAGATTTAAAGCCATGCAATAAATTTCAATTAGGAATATGCCATGGAATTTGTGCCGGCAAAGAAAGTGTATCAGACTATAATGAAAGGTTCGATGCAATGCATCACAAAGTGAATCGTTTTTTTACCCAAAATTTTATTTTCTTTGATCGAGGTAGAAATGCCCGGGAACAATCTGCCTTTGTAATTGAAAATGGGTTCTGTACCAGAACAGGATACCTGAATATGGAAGAAAATTATTTTGATATTGAAGACATTAAAAATAACCTTGATTTTTACAAAGGGAATATTGAGTCAAATGGAATAATTCTCAATTATTTAAAAAACAATCCCGGGTTATTAAAAAAATACTTTTGA
- a CDS encoding NTP transferase domain-containing protein, whose translation MERAKFAVIMAGGVGSRFWPLSRNQRPKQFLDILGTGKSLLQMTFDRLCKITSPECILVVTHKDYFALVQTQLPLILEKNILTEPDRKNTAPCVLYAAHVIHEISPEADILIAPADHLILNEVQFIKDVNEGFSFLKKNNSILTMGIQASRPDTGYGYIQLVEGGLISDEIYPVKRFVEKPDHNTALQYLNDGNYVWNSGMFLWNTQSILQAFKQYAPSMAVHFTPFDRTRIEEVYAQCESISIDYAIMEKSDQVYVKSVDFGWSDLGTWGSLYTLLPHDKFGNSANNNQHILVDSEDCMIHNETNQIIAIQGLKNFIIVNTEDALLICDKNDEQKIKQITSEVGIKFGNHKT comes from the coding sequence ATGGAACGAGCCAAATTTGCCGTCATTATGGCTGGAGGAGTGGGAAGCAGGTTTTGGCCATTAAGTCGCAATCAAAGACCAAAACAATTCCTTGATATTCTGGGAACAGGAAAATCTTTACTGCAAATGACCTTTGACCGGTTGTGCAAAATAACATCTCCTGAATGCATTTTAGTTGTCACGCATAAAGATTATTTTGCCCTGGTTCAAACTCAATTACCGCTGATCCTTGAAAAAAACATTCTCACAGAGCCTGACCGTAAAAACACCGCACCCTGTGTCTTATATGCAGCTCATGTGATTCATGAAATTTCCCCTGAAGCTGACATTCTTATTGCACCAGCAGACCATTTGATATTGAATGAAGTTCAATTTATAAAAGATGTGAATGAAGGATTTTCATTTTTGAAAAAAAACAATTCCATCCTGACAATGGGGATCCAGGCGTCAAGACCGGATACAGGTTATGGATACATACAATTAGTTGAAGGTGGATTGATTTCTGACGAGATTTATCCCGTAAAGCGTTTCGTTGAAAAGCCTGATCACAACACCGCTCTACAATATTTGAACGATGGAAATTATGTTTGGAACAGCGGGATGTTTCTCTGGAACACCCAATCCATACTCCAGGCTTTTAAGCAATATGCCCCTTCTATGGCAGTACACTTCACACCATTTGACAGAACCAGAATTGAGGAAGTTTATGCCCAATGTGAAAGCATCTCAATTGACTATGCGATCATGGAAAAATCAGATCAGGTTTATGTAAAAAGTGTTGACTTTGGATGGAGTGATTTGGGGACCTGGGGTTCACTTTACACCTTACTTCCTCATGACAAATTTGGTAATTCTGCCAACAATAATCAACATATTTTGGTAGACTCAGAAGATTGCATGATCCATAATGAGACCAATCAAATCATAGCAATTCAGGGATTGAAAAATTTTATTATCGTCAACACGGAGGACGCGTTACTGATTTGCGACAAAAACGACGAGCAAAAAATAAAACAAATTACCTCAGAGGTAGGAATCAAATTTGGGAATCATAAAACCTAG
- a CDS encoding pyridoxal-phosphate dependent enzyme, translating into MLEKLNYLISLPSPLQKLELPGVATNVWIKRDELIHPLISGNKWRKLQGFIDDLLQLEQPKILASMGGMHSNHLHALSYVAFKLGMPCELFVYGHSGKIPSPVLEDAKRWNVKVHMVSRVEADELREGPAQQSEKYFWIPEGGASPLAESGIVEMLKELPEDFDQEDNLFAVAIGSGATAKYIFENTHKIKLAVFSPVKSNFDPVSDDRIIPLVEENKIAFGAYDYGLIKWIGEFQKLSGVLLDPIYTGRLMRVLAVYLTKVHPYKNVFFLHSGGLQGWRAYIDRYPQARDLIDLEPLEEIIKGNK; encoded by the coding sequence GTGTTGGAAAAATTAAATTATTTAATATCCTTACCAAGTCCGCTCCAAAAGCTTGAATTGCCCGGAGTAGCCACAAATGTTTGGATCAAAAGAGATGAACTTATTCATCCATTGATCAGTGGTAACAAGTGGAGAAAATTACAAGGCTTTATAGATGATTTACTCCAGTTGGAACAGCCAAAAATTTTAGCAAGCATGGGAGGTATGCATTCCAATCACTTACACGCGCTCTCTTATGTTGCATTCAAACTGGGCATGCCTTGTGAGTTATTTGTTTATGGACATTCCGGAAAGATACCTAGTCCGGTTCTGGAAGATGCAAAGCGTTGGAATGTAAAGGTGCATATGGTGAGCCGGGTTGAAGCAGATGAATTAAGGGAAGGACCAGCACAACAGTCAGAAAAATATTTTTGGATTCCGGAGGGAGGAGCTTCTCCATTGGCAGAATCAGGAATAGTAGAAATGCTAAAAGAACTCCCTGAAGATTTTGATCAGGAAGATAACTTATTTGCTGTGGCCATTGGCTCAGGAGCAACCGCTAAATACATTTTTGAAAATACCCATAAAATCAAATTGGCAGTTTTTTCTCCTGTCAAATCAAATTTCGATCCAGTTAGTGACGACAGAATTATTCCTCTTGTAGAGGAAAACAAAATTGCATTCGGAGCTTATGATTACGGTCTTATCAAATGGATTGGTGAATTTCAAAAGCTCAGCGGAGTTTTATTGGATCCTATATATACCGGCAGATTGATGAGGGTATTGGCTGTTTACTTGACCAAAGTCCATCCTTATAAAAATGTTTTCTTTTTGCACAGTGGAGGGTTACAAGGTTGGCGAGCATACATCGATCGGTATCCTCAAGCCAGGGATTTGATTGATTTAGAACCTCTGGAAGAAATTATAAAGGGGAACAAATAA
- a CDS encoding PorV/PorQ family protein, with protein sequence MKKLALLIFFLWSSFIVFGQAPKFSNDFLNVGVGARGMAMGGAVSSTTNSINSGYWNPAGLVHVPVNFQVGAQHAEWFAGIGNYDYVAFGKKFDSEGKSFGALSLIRMGIDDIPNTLRLRAPDGSIDYDRLSSFSVADYAMLISYGRKLGDGPWSLGVNAKVIHRAFGTFASAWGFGIDAGILYRRDRLSFSLMGRDITTTYNAYKFSFSEEEKATLLLTGNDVPVSSVEYTLPKLITGFAYNWKLTSSLGFTTAMDIEFSTNGTLTALISSDKFVADPKFGFELDFKQKVFIRLGASNFQTILSDETPGKEEFSVQPSGGLGLKFGKIGLDYALTNIGNTGAGLYSHYFSLNLDF encoded by the coding sequence ATGAAGAAACTGGCGCTTTTAATTTTTTTCCTTTGGTCATCATTCATTGTTTTTGGTCAAGCCCCAAAATTCAGTAATGACTTTCTCAATGTAGGTGTTGGGGCCAGAGGAATGGCAATGGGGGGGGCAGTAAGTTCAACTACAAATAGCATAAATTCCGGATATTGGAATCCTGCGGGCTTGGTTCATGTACCGGTTAATTTTCAAGTGGGAGCCCAACATGCCGAATGGTTTGCTGGCATCGGAAATTATGATTATGTGGCTTTTGGAAAGAAATTTGATTCTGAAGGAAAATCCTTTGGGGCCCTCAGTCTGATCCGAATGGGCATTGATGACATACCCAACACATTGCGTCTAAGGGCTCCTGATGGAAGTATTGATTACGACCGATTAAGTTCTTTTAGCGTGGCAGATTACGCAATGCTCATCTCCTATGGTAGAAAATTAGGCGATGGCCCATGGTCACTGGGGGTCAATGCCAAGGTCATCCACAGGGCTTTTGGAACATTTGCATCTGCTTGGGGATTTGGAATTGATGCCGGCATTCTTTACCGAAGAGACAGGCTCAGCTTTAGCCTGATGGGAAGGGACATTACAACGACCTACAACGCATATAAATTTAGTTTCTCAGAAGAGGAAAAAGCCACTTTACTGCTAACAGGAAATGATGTGCCGGTGAGTTCCGTGGAATATACGCTCCCAAAATTGATTACAGGTTTTGCCTATAATTGGAAATTGACCAGTAGTTTGGGATTTACAACGGCGATGGATATTGAATTTTCTACTAATGGTACCCTAACAGCATTAATCAGCAGCGATAAATTTGTGGCAGACCCAAAATTTGGCTTTGAACTCGATTTTAAACAAAAGGTTTTTATCCGTTTGGGTGCTTCCAATTTTCAAACCATCCTGTCTGACGAAACTCCCGGTAAAGAAGAATTCAGTGTGCAACCATCCGGTGGATTGGGTCTGAAATTTGGCAAAATTGGCCTGGACTATGCCTTGACCAACATTGGAAATACCGGCGCAGGTTTGTACTCTCACTATTTCTCTTTAAATCTGGACTTTTAA